The following nucleotide sequence is from Aspergillus luchuensis IFO 4308 DNA, chromosome 1, nearly complete sequence.
TGCAGAGATGCCTGAAACCGTTGTGGAGAATACTTGCAAAGACCTCCTGGAAGGGTTATACCGAAGGGCAGCAGGATGCGCGTGATTTCATGGAAAGCATATTCCAGCAGCTACTTGCAGAGGTAGATGAACAGGGGTAAGGTTTTTTCTTCATACGTACGCCACACCCCCGATACTAACTAGAATATAGCCGCCGCGAACTGAACGATATCTTTAAGATTCGACTGAGCAGGAACGACAAGTGCTGCAAATGCGGGAGATCAAAGAATCGGCCTGATGAAAAGTTCTTCATGGTGTATGCTCCTGAGGATGAAAATATGCCTGGGTACGCAAACATCGAGGAAGGACTGCTAGACAAGCCAGAGCATTCGAAGGAAAAGTGTGGCAAGTGCAGGCAAGAGACAGATCATATTATGTCTGAGAAGGCTTTATACCTTCCTGaagttcttcttgttcaattTCCCAGAATGAAATACGACAAAATCACGAATGAGCCCAGGAGAATTAGGGTTCCAGTCTGGCTTCAAAAAGACATAGAACTCCCACCTGGCTTATTGAGTGATACAGTGAAAATCGAAGGCTGCGCTCGTTATGAGCTTTTCGGCATAGTATTCCATGAGCCACATGAGACGGACATTCAGATGGGCCATTACACCTGTGCTGTCATGGGACCAGATAATAAGTGGGCACATCAAAACGACATGGAAACCAATTCTTATGAATCGCTGGAAAGTTGTCTGGATTTTGGTGTGGATAACCACAAAAGATTCAAGCCTCCCTACCATGATCGCGTCTGTTGGGCGGTCTACCACCGTGTGCCTCTCGAGAGGCCATTAGATCTTGGATCAGGGGTCTGGGAGGAAGATCAGGCTCCGTCCATGCAGGCAACTGACAACGATGAACCGCCCAGCAACCTTGGATGTCATGGCGGCCCGGATGCAGGCTCCCCAAGGGGCTCTTCCCCAGAACCTGGCCCAGGTTCGATGAGCATCGCGCCTCATA
It contains:
- a CDS encoding uncharacterized protein (COG:O;~EggNog:ENOG410PIZR;~InterPro:IPR038765,IPR037798,IPR001394,IPR028889;~MEROPS:MER0004311;~PFAM:PF13423,PF00443;~TransMembrane:1 (i48-69o);~go_function: GO:0004843 - thiol-dependent ubiquitin-specific protease activity [Evidence IEA];~go_process: GO:0016578 - histone deubiquitination [Evidence IEA];~go_process: GO:0016579 - protein deubiquitination [Evidence IEA]); this encodes MSEPKPEPELPHRRLSQSPESDDLITSGWAPLGFSREKIRGFRNPGTLCYRNVVLVVLMNTPIFLKWLIKYRKTHEACTPKLQKCLTCCLYRLYYLYWVEKDDGTHRLQRCLKPLWRILAKTSWKGYTEGQQDARDFMESIFQQLLAEVDEQGRRELNDIFKIRLSRNDKCCKCGRSKNRPDEKFFMVYAPEDENMPGYANIEEGLLDKPEHSKEKCGKCRQETDHIMSEKALYLPEVLLVQFPRMKYDKITNEPRRIRVPVWLQKDIELPPGLLSDTVKIEGCARYELFGIVFHEPHETDIQMGHYTCAVMGPDNKWAHQNDMETNSYESLESCLDFGVDNHKRFKPPYHDRVCWAVYHRVPLERPLDLGSGVWEEDQAPSMQATDNDEPPSNLGCHGGPDAGSPRGSSPEPGPGSMSIAPHNAVCLEQSIHLKGRRLKWTVDDQLVIPEGDGPLVWLKPGKKVQHAEVRLRLVCRKTREVLRGRAIIPLKPDIIPEPYDAGPRPDTPVRDIGTQTRLSARTEDNGSARPSGSAQDRVISGRITKASCQKRPRSA